The Halorubrum salinarum genome segment GTCCACGACGGCCGGCTCCGGATCGAGTTCCGCGAGGCGGACGACGCGGTGCTGGAGGCCGGCGACTTCACCGTCGTCCCGCGCGGGACCGAACACCGGCCCGTCGCCGAGCCCGAGGCAGAGATCCTGCTGTTCGAGCCGAGCGAGACGCGCAACACGGGCGACGTCGAGACCGACGAGACCGTCACCGACGTAGAGCGGCTGGACTGAGCGCCGGGCGTCGGACCGCGTCAGGTCGCGACGGCCCGCGCGAGCGACCCGAACAGCGGGAGCGCCAGCCCCGCGCCGACCGCGACGTAGGTGATCGGCCGCATCCCCGGCACCGCGGCGGCCGCCGGGCCGAGCGAGACCGCGAACGCGGCGAGGGCGACGACGCCCGCGCCGAGCGCGTACGCGACGCCGCGGCGGACCGTCGGCGCGACGAGCGACGCGAGCGCGCCGGCCGCGATCAGCCCGAGCCAGTGGACCGACGCGAACGCGACGCCGACCGCCGCGGCGGCGACGACCGCGACCGCGTGCGCCCGCGGCTCCGTCCTGACGCGCTCTACCGGCGACGGCGCGTCGCTCATCGCGACCCCTCCGTCGGCTCGAACCGCACTGCCGGGTCGCCGCCCCCGCCGAGCGGCATCGGGCGCTGGTCGTTTTCGAGCCAGTGCCGGAGCTGGTCGTCGTAGTGCTCGGAGAAGTAGTCGCCGGAGTTCCCGCCCGGCAGCACGGCGGTCGCGTCGGTCCCCGGCCGCACCACCATCCGCCAGCTTGACCCGACCGACGACTCGACGCGGTAGTTCTTCACGGTGGCGGGCGAGCCGTCCGCCGGGCGCTCCGCGTAGTTCAGGAACGGCGCCTCGCCGCCGAGCGGGTGGGTCATCGCCCGCGTGGTGTTGTAGTCGCCGTAGGCCTCCCAGCCGGCCTCGTCGGCCTCGTCGAGCGCGTCGCGGAGGGCGGCGACCGCGAGGTCGGCCCGCGAGCGGCCGTTGAACAGCGGGTCGTCGTCCGGGAGCCGCGCGAGCGTCCAGTCGCTCGGGTAGTAGGAGTCGCCGAGGTCCGCCTCGTCGAACGCGGGCCCGAAGACGCGCTCGCGGAACGCCGGCAGGTAGCGGGCAAAGAGCAGCGCGCCGCGCGAGTCGCGCGCCATCCGGTAGTCCCAGTCGTCGAGGGCGTCGGCCGCGTCGACGAGCGCCGGGTCGGGGTCGGACCGGTCGCGTACGGCGGCGACCACCTCGGGGACGAGTTCCGGCGCGCGCCCGTCGCGCACGTCGCTCTGGAGCCCGCGGTGGAACTCGGGGTCGGTCGTCCCCCCGTCGGCAGTCCGCTCGGCCAACCGGTCGGCGATCCGCGCGCCGCGGTACGGGGTCGCGTAGTCGACGCCGACGTAGTGGGTCGGGTCGTCGATCGGGCGCTGGTTCGCCGTCGAGAGCGCGTCGGGGTCGATCGCGTGCGGCTTCTCCTCGAAGGGGACGAACCCCTCCCACGAGGACTCGCCGAACGGCTCGAACCCCTCCCACTCCCCCTCGCCCGCGGAGCCGTCGAAGACCCGGTCGCCGTCGACGACCTCGCCGTCGGTCCGGCGGATCGGCAGCCGGCCGGTCGCGAAGTAGAGCGTCCGGCCGTCGGCGTCCGCGTACACGAGGTTCTGCGTCGGCAGGTCGAAGTCGCGGGTGGCTTCGAGCAGGTCGTCTATCCCCTCGCTGCGCCCGTACGCCTCGATGGCGGTCGTGGTGCGCGTCGCCGTGTGGCCGGTCCACGCGACGCCGACCGTCCGCCCCTCGCGCTCGATCAGCGGGCCGTGGACGGTGCGGCGCACGCGGAGCTCGCGGTCCTCGCCGCCCGCGACCGGGATCGTCTCGCGCTCGTCGACCTCGAAGTTGCGCCACTCGCCGTCGTACCGGTAGCGGTCGCCCGCCTCGTCGATCTCGTACCGGTAGCAGTCGAGCACGTCGGCCCCGAGGTTGGTGAACGACCACGCGCCGCGGTCGTTCGCGCCCGCGATGACGAAGGGCACGCCCGAGAACGTCGCGCCCCGCACCGAGCGCTCGGGGGTGTCGACCGACTGCTCGTACCACAGCGGCGGCGCCTGAAGCGAGAGGTGCGGGTCGTACGCGACGGTCGGCGTCCCGCTCGCGGTGTGCTCGCCCGAGACGACCCAGCTGTTCGAGCCGACGCCGGTCGGCGACTCGAAGCCCGAGAGCCAGTCGGTCAGCGCGGGGTCGACGGGGTCGACGGAGCCGCGCTCCCGACCGTTCGAAGCCCGCCTTCGACCCTTCGACCCGCGCTCGCCCGCGTCGGCCAGCGCGGACTCCCGCGCCCCGTCGAGCCGCGTCTCGGTCCCGTCGAGGATCGGGTCGTCGTGGTCGTACCGCGTCGGGAACAGGGTCTCCGCGCGCTCCGCGCCGAGGCGGTCGGCGACGAGCGCGCGACGCAGCTCCGAGAAGCTCCCCGTGAGCGTCCACGATATCTGCTTCTCCATCAGCATCGAGTCGACCGGCGTCCACGGCTCGGGCTCGTAGCCGATCAGCTCGAACTCCAGCGGGAGCGGGAGGTCGTCCATCGCGGCGTTGACGCCGTCGGCGAACGCCTCGACGAGCGGGCCGGCGCGGGTGTCGGCGACCGCGTCCCAGGTGACCGCGGCGGCGTCGGCGAAGCCCATGGCGACGTTGAACTCGTCGCTGTCGAGCGTCGCCTCGCCGATCACCTCTGAGAGCCGGCCGCGCATCACCCGCCGCTGGAGGTCCATCGCGAACAGGCGGTCGAACGCCTGGCAGTACCCCACCGCGAAGTACGCCGCGGGCTCCGCGTCGGCCTCGACCTGCGGGACCCCGAACTCGTCGCGCGAGACGCTCGCCGCCCCGTGCGGGCTCTCGACCGTCTCCGGGAGCGACCGGTCGGCCGCGTCCCACGCCTCGCCCGACAGCGGAGCAAACGAGTCGAGGAGGTCGGCCACGTCGCTCGCCGCCAGTCCGGCGCTGCCGGCCGCGAGGACGCTCGCGAGGACCGCGCGGCGCGTGGTGTCGCGTGTCACTCCCCGACCGAGGCCGCGGTCCCTCATTATTATTCGGGTCCGTCCGCGGCGGGAAACGTACATCCGTCGGCCGGTCGTACGACGGTCCGATGGAGGTCGCGCTGATCACGGTCGGAGACGAGCTGCTCTCGGGCGACACGGTGAACACCAACGCGAACTGGCTCGCCCCGGAGCTGAGCGAGCGCGGCGTCGCCGTGTCGCGGATCCTCTCGATCCCCGACGACAGGGCCGAGATCGCGGACCGGGTCAGCGAGTACGCGGCCGACTTCGACGCCGTGATCGTCACCGGCGGGATCGGCAGCACCCCGGACGACGTGACCATGGAGGCGGTCGCGGACGCGTTCGACCGCGAGATGGCCCCGACCGACCTCACGCGCGAGTCGGTCGAGCGCCGGCTGGCCGCGATCCGCGAGCGCGTCCCCGACCGCGAGTTCGACGTCGACGTCGAGGCCGAGGCGTCGGTCCCCGAGGGGGGTCGCCCGCTGGTGACCGAGGCCGGGCTCGCGCCGGGCTGCGTCGTCGAGAACGTCTACGTCATGCCCGGGATCCCGGACGAGCTGAAGGCGACGTTCGAGACCGTCGCAGACGAGTTCGCGGGCGACCGGCGCTCGCGGTTCCTCTACACCGTCGAGCCGGAGTCGAACATCATCGACGCCTTGGAGGAGTCGATGGAGCGGTTCGACGTCGCCGTCGGCTGCTACCCCGACCGCGAGGCCGACCACAACCGGCTCAAGGTGACCGGGACCGACGACGACGCGCTCGACGCGGCCGCGGCGTGGCTGCTGGAGCACGCCGACGCGAGCGAGACGCCGGTGTCCCGGGACTGGTGAGGGAGGGTGCGCTCGCGGACCGGTTCGGGCCCTCTCGCCGGTCCGGTGATCCGAACACACAGCCGCGGGCGGGTTTTGTGTGCGTGCCATGTATCGGGAGCCACGATGGCGAAAGCAGCAATCGTGATCCTCGCCGGTAACGAGTCGCACGCCGACTACGGTCGCCTCGCGAACGCCCTGGAGGCGGCCAAGGAGTTCGCCGAGAACGACGACGACGAACTGAAGCTCATCTTCGACGGCGCCAGGACGCAGTGGGTCCCGGAGCTCGAAGACGAGGAGAGCGACTACCACGAACTCTACCGCGCGGTCCGCGACGACGCCGCGGTCTGTGACTACTGTTCGAGCGCGTTCGACGTCGCGGACGCCGTCTCCGAGTCCGGGCTCGCCACCCTCGCGGAGTACGACGGCCACCCGAGCATCCGCTCGCTCGTCGACGACGACTACGAGATCATCACGTTCTGAGCGGCTCGGTCCGCCGAACCGCACTCACGCCTTTATCGACGCTCTCACCTCGCCAGCGACTGCCGGTATCGCCGACCAGTCGTAGCCATGCCGGTCGGATCGGACTTATCCCGTCGTCGGGCCTTCCTCCGGTATGATCGAACTCACGCGGGCGGCGTACGACGACATCGTGTATCGCGCCTACGAGGGCGGCGAGGCGGAAGTCTGCGGCGTCCTCGCCGGCGACCGCGGGACGGACGGTGATCCCAGCGTCGTCACGGAGACGCACCCGGCCGAGAACGTCGCGGACACGCCCGAGATCCGCTACCGGATGGACCCCGAAACGCAGCTCGAACTGATCGAGACCGTCGAGGCGGCGGGCCGCGACGTGGTCGGCTTCTATCACTCCCATCCGACCGGCCCGACGCACCCGAGCGAGACGGACGCCGCGCGGGCGACGTGGCCGGACCGCTCGTACGTCATCTGCGCGCTCGACGGCTACCCGTTCGTCGGCTCGTGGCGCTGGCGCGACGACGCGGACGAGTTCGAACAGGAGACGGTGTCGGTCCGGAGCGAGCGGTAATGGCTCGCTCGGCGCCTGAGTGTGTGTCGACGACTGATCCGGCGGACTCACGGGGTTGCGACGCGGTTCCGGTCGGCTCGGACGGTGACCTTCTGCGTCGTCGCTATCGGGTGCGCGACGGAAGACGAGCGCGTGAGACTTTCGGCACCTCCTTCACGAACGGCAGGAAAACGTATGGGTTGGGGCGGATAATCAGCGGACTGCGCGGGGTTCCTTCCCTCCCGGTTTCGGCGTCGAGGCGTCTCCTAACGGGGGTCTGTGACAAGCATGAACACGGACGAAGACGATCTCGAACCGATCGAGCCGGGGACCGCGCAGGAGCTGTTCCTGGATCACAAGGCGACCGACTGTACCGATTCGACCGTTCAGAACCACCGATACCGGTTGAACCCGTTCGTTCGGTGGTGCGGCGAGGAGGAGATCGACAATCTCAACGAACTCACGGGCCGGGACCTACAGCGGTACCGGCTCTGGCGGAAGGAGGACGGCGACCTGAACAAGCTCTCGCTCCGGATGCAGATGTCCACGCTCCGCGTGTTCCTGAAGTGGGCCGGGTCGATCGAAGCGGTGCCGCAGAACCTGTACGACAAGGTGATGGTGCCGCGGGTCCGCCCGGAAGAGCGGCAGCGCGACGAGACGCTCGACGCCGACGACGCGCGGGAGATCCTGGAGTACCTGTCGAAGTACGAGTACGCGTCGAAGGAGCACGCGGTGATGGCGCTGCTCTGGCAGACGGGGATCCGCGTCGGGTCCGCGCACTCGCTGGACGTGGACGACGTCTTCCTCGACGAGAACTACGTTCGGCTGATCCATCGACCCGACGAGGGGACGACGCTGAAGAACGGGAAGAGCGGTCAGCGCCCCGTCGCGCTCACGCCCGACGTCGCCGAAGTGCTCGCGGAGTACATCCGAACCCACCGGAGGGACGTGACCGACGAGCACGGACGCGAGCCGCTGTTCACCACGGCGCACGGCAGGATGCACGGCAACACGATCCGGCGGCTCACGTACCGCGTGACCGCGCCGTGCTACCGGGGCGTCGACTGTCCGGGCTGCGAGAGCGACGAGTCGAAGTGTCCCGAGGCGGTCAGCCCGCACGCGATCCGCCGAGGGAGCATCACGCACTTCCTCACCAGCGACGTGCCCGTCGACGTCGTCAGCGACCGGATGAACGTGAGTCGGAAGGTCCTCGACGAGCACTACGACAAGCGGTCCGAGGAGGTGAAAATGGAGCAGCGCCGCGGGTACCTAGACGACATCTGACGACCGGCCCGTCGTAACCACCGCCGCTCGCATTTTTCACCGAAGCCGCGGCGAGACCGCCGCGTGTTCGACCCGCAGCACGACTTCGTGGATCCGCTACTCGACTGGCACGAACGGAACGGTCGCCACGACCTGCCGTGGCGAGAGCCCGACCGGACACCGTTCGAGGTACTGCTCGCGGAGATCCTGCTACAGCGGACGACCGCCGAAGCGGTCGCGGGCGCGTACCGACCGTTCGCGGCCCGGTACCCGACGCCGGAAACGGTCGCGGCCGCCCCGACCGAGGAGATCGAGGCGCTCGTCGCACCGCTCGGGCTCGTGAAACGCGCCGCGTACCTTCGACGGTGCGCACAGCAGATCCTCGCGCGGCCCTCGGGCGACGTGCCGCGAGAGTACCCGGAGCTGGTGGGTCTTCACGGGGTCGGCGAGTACACGGCCCGGTCGGTCCTGATACACGTCACAGGGCTCGGAATCGCGGCCGTCGACACGAACGTCCGACGGCTGCTGTCCCGGTTCTTCGACGTGACGCCGGACCGGGACCGGATCGCCGTCCTCGCCGACGCGCTGGCTCCTCCGACCCGGAGCGCTGACTTCCAACACGCGATGCTTGACTTCGCGGCCGAAGTCTGTACCGCCGGCTCCCCCGCGTGTTCTTCCTGTCCGCTCCGCGGACCGTGTGCGAGCGCCGAAGAATAACTCACGCCGAAGCGACGATCAAACCCTCCCATCACCCGGGTTCTATCCACTAGAGGAAGACTCACGGATCTGTTGAATTCCGTACTGTAATCTTGGCATCCGCAACTACAGTCGGGGCCTGTTTTAGACCGGGTTACTCCTCAAGGAAGGCGTCGAAGTCACGGGCAGGTGAACGAAACCCGACTTCCTCGATCCAGCGTTTGAGGTACTCATCTGCTGTCGCTGCCGTAATGTAGTCGTCTTCGACGAATCGCACCAAGAGCCCGATCGATCCGGTCAACTCGACCCCACGCTGGTTGGCGGTTACGTGCGCATCGCCGTCATCCGTGACAACCGTTCCGTCAGCGGCCTCTGCGACCGCCAACGCCTGTGCTTCCCCTGGGTCGAGTTTTCCCAGTAGTTCCTCTTCTAATTGCTCTGCTGACGAAGACGGGGAGATTACCGGAATCCCGTCGTCAAGCACGGCTAGTGCGCGTTCGATGTACAGGTGGGTTTCAGCTCCGTCTTCGAGTTCGCGCTGGACAGCAGTGACCGTCACGAGTCGGGGAAGGTCCAGTAGCAGTTCGACGTGATCGACCTGCGCGAAGTTCGAAAGGACAGTGGTGTTGAGTACCGTTGCGTTGCCGGGTAGGCCTGTCATTCAAGATTTCGAGCGGCGTCGATCTCGTCTCTCGCGGCCGCCATGTCTTCAGGACCGAACCGCAGCTCAACACCCTCTTCCCGCAGTATATCTCGCATCTCGAACCGGTTGACGCCAGCGAGGCGGGCAGCAGTTCCAAGGGTGATGTTTCCCTCTTCGTACAGTGATACTGCGGCGGCGAACCGGGCGTTCTGATTCTCGTCGAAGTATTCTCGGAGGACGTGGCGGATGGCGTCGCTCTTGTTTTCGAAGATGCCCGTTTTAACCGCCCCCTCCATGAGGTCGGTGAGATCGTCTGGGATGGTGGCAGTGGTTCGGGACATGCCCTCACCCAACACGTAGTCTTATACATTATATGAATTCTGCCGGGACCTCCAAGCCGGTCAGGCGGGAACGATCCCGAGCAACGCGAAGTTCACCGCGATCATCGCCACGAACAGCGCGTACCCGGCGACTCCCTTGGCGGCGCGTTCCGGCCCCGGCGGCGTGACGCCGGTCTCGCCGGGCGTCAGCGCTTCGAGCTCTGAGTGAAGCCGATCGATGGTCTTCGACCCGAGCGCTGCGGTGCCCGCGACCGCCGCCGTTCCCGGGCCGAAGACCGCTTTCGGACTCCGTCCGAAGTCGTCTATACTCAGTTGTTCCCCGTCCGTCTCTTCTGGTTCCTCGTTCGGTTCCTCTCCGGCGTTCGTAGTTCCGACGCTTCCGCTGTCCGTCGTGCTATCAGACATCGAGTCGGTCTCCGAGTCCGTCCCGTCCGACTGGAGCTGTAACAGCACCTGCGGGTCGATCATCTCGTTCTCGTTGACTAGGTCGTCCGGCACGTGGTCCAAGTCCAGCGTTTCGTCCGGATCCCCGTAACCGTCGAACAGTTTCTCGAATATTTTGAGGCGGTGCTTCCGCTTTCGCTCCTTGCTACGGGTGTCATAGTGCTTGTTCAACACGGGCATCGAGACATCCACGCGGCCGGTCAGCCTGTCCTTCGGGACTCCGCCATCAATCTTCGACTCGATCGCGTATCGGCGGAGCGGATGCGGACTGTGACTGGACGGACACTCGCTCGCGTACTCGTTTTTGAACGCGTCGCACGCGTCCGTGTCCCGGTCATGCGGGCAGTTGTCCGCGTAGACGCACGGCCGAGTCACCTTGTACAGGTCTCGACGAATCGTATCCGTCGACGGCCGACCCTGCGCCGTCGTGAACAGCGGTTTCCGACCGTACCGGTCGGTGATGTCGTGGCGGTCCGGGTTGTCCATGTAGTCGGCGATCAGGCCCGCCAAATCGATCGGAATGTTGACGTGCCGTTCCCCGTCCGGCCCGTTTTTCAACGGAGTACCCTTCTCCTCCGGGTGGTCGTTCTCAGGTCGATGGCGGAGATGGATCGCCTGTCGTTCGAGATCGATATCCTCGATGTCGATCGCTCGGACTGCCCCTACACGACACCCGACTTCCTCCATGAGTTTGTATTCGACGTGGCGACGCGACGCCCGCTCGTACGTTTCCAAGTATTCCAGCGTCGCTTCAACCTCTTCTTCCGTCGGTTTCTCGTAACTTACGTCCTCGTCGTCCGGCACGTTAGGGGTCGGCGTCTTGTCCGGCGTTCCGACCGCGACGGCCTCGACCCGTACACAGTAGACGAGGAACCGCCGGAGGATCCCGAGGAGACCGTTGAGACTCACGGTGTTGTTGTCGCTCGTGTCCTTACACCAGTTCTTGTACTTGTTGAGCTGCCTGCCGCTGATCTCGTTCATGTTCCGGATGCCCTTCTCCTCGCACCACTCCACGAAGAGATTGAGTCCCTTCCGAATCGTTCGAAGCGTCTCGAAGCTCGCGTCTTCCTGCCGTTCCTGTAAGTAGTCATCTCTCGCTTCCCGCGGCCCCATCGGCTCTAACTCCTGGTTCATCATTTCGGATCGGACGCCATATTAACCAGATGAATTTAAATCTCAGCCGAGAACCCGTCAGGAGCCGCCACCAGTCAGTCAGACAGAGCGAACCCCGCACCTGATCCCGGTTGACTGGTAGCCCGATCCGGTTCGACGAGTGAGTACCGCCCGGGATTCTAGGCTGTAGACCACGTTTTCTCGATCATGAAACCTATCGAATCAGGGTTTGAGTGGCTTCTCACCGCGCTTTTCCCGGAGTACGTGTCACCACACATGAAAAGTACAGAACTCGGTGCCGGGAGTCTGATGCGTGGTGTGTGCCGGTGGCGCTAACTGCTGGAACACGATCTCTACAGAATCCGGTGCCGGGCGTCCGGTGGGTAGTGCGTACCGGTGGCACTGAGCGTTAGAACATGATCTCTACAGAATCCGGTGCCGGGTCGTCGAGACCCCTTACAAGATGTGCGAGGAACCACGGGGCCTAGCGGGAGCGGTACCGGGAAGACGATTTGTTCCGAGCGGATTCCAGTTTGGCCGGGCCGGTTAGCGCTCCCATCGTTCGCGCGTCTTCGCGGTCGATCCGCCGCCGTACCGGGATTCGACCGAGATCTCGGCGCGAGGTTTAGGGCTAACGTTCAAACGTCGGAGGTTCAAGTTAAGTAATTAGGCAAATGCGAGACAACAGTTCCACGGTAGCGTTCACGAGAACGGACTCATCGACGCGTTACGCGTCTCCAGCACCCGCTCAGCTCGATTCGACGGTTAGAGATGCCAGCCCGCGCGTGCCGATCAGCACGACTCCGCCGGACGCCGACGGGGACAATCCGGACGACCCGATACCGCCGCTTGAGGTACATGCCGACGTTGATGCGCTCGAAGAGACGCTTACGGACGCGGCGAAAGCGATCGCGGACGCGTTCACCCCCGATGCGTCCGCCGACTTACGCGACCGGGCCCGCGAGTGGGTCGATGCGCACGGCGTCAGTGAAGTTGACGGCGATCCCGTAGAGACCGTGATCGCGCCGCAAGCCGCGCTTACGGTCCTGCTTCGAGCAGCGATATTCGACGCTCGTCACGACGCTGAATTGACGCCTGAAAAAGCAGAGCGATCGTTTCGGGCGGACGCGTCGTCGGAGGCGAGTCCGGCGGTGGAGTGGTGCGTGCTCGACGACGTTGCGTGGCTCGCGGGCGCGGCAGATCTCGCTCCCGTGATCGCCGCGCGGCACGAGCTTCAACAGTCAACGGTTCCGTCGGCGGATCTCGGCGCGTTGTACGCCGCGGTCATCGACAGCGACGCGCGGCAGACCCTCAGTCAGTTCCGCTCGCCGCGGTGGGCCGGACGCGCCATGCGTGCGTGGGCGGCGAACGGCGAGGAGACGATGCTCGATATCGGCGTCGGAGCCGGAGCGCTGTCCGCGTCGCTCCACCCGTCCTGGAGTCTACACGGGGAACCGCGTCACGTCGTCGGGATCGACCGGAGTCGCCTCTCGGTTCTCCTCGCGGAAACCGCGTTCACGCTCGGTAACCAGTCGCACGAAACGCTCGAATCGGATTTTCTGGGGACCACGCGAGTGGACCTTCCGGCGAGCCCTGACGCCATCGTGAGTAACCCGCCGTACACGAGCCACGACCGGCTCGACGGTGACGACAAGCGACGGTGGTGCGAGCAGGTCAGACGGGAGGCAGGTGCCGACGTGAGCAAGCTCTCGCCGTTGTACGTGTACTTCATGATTCACGCGGAGACGCTGGCTGACGACGGGACCCGAGTCGCGTTCCTCACCCCGCAATCCTGGTTACAGAAACAGTACGGGCGCGAACTCAAAGAGTTCCTGTTGGACCGGTTCGACGTCAAGGCGCTGATCAGGGTGGATCCAGAGGAAGGGTCGCTGTTCCCCGATGCGGACACGACGGCCGTGTTCACGCTCCTCGAAGCTCGTAACGACCCGGATCCTGGGAGTGAAACGCGTTTCATCACCGTCGATGACAAAGGGTTCTCGACGCTTCACAGGGCGATGGACAGCACGGCCACGGATGATACTGATTGGGGCATGATCAACACCGTCGAGCAGTCGGCGCTCACAGTTGCGGAGAACTGGCAGGCGCGGTTCGATCCGATCGAGCGAGACGTGAGTCACCTCCCGGAGCTGTCGAGCCTCGCCTCCGTTCGCTCAGTCCCTCCGACCGGTAAAGTCGAGGTGTTCTGCCTGTCGGACGACACCGTCGAAACGTACGGGATCAGCACACGCCACCTGTCACGACTCGCCCGCCACCCGGCGGACGTGACGGGATACGACCTCGAAGAGAGTGACTGGATCGCCGCACGCGATGCCGGTAAGGAAGTGTGGTTGCTCGATCCGAACGACATTGATGCGATCCCGGACACGATGGACGAGTTCGTTCGACAGTACGAAGCTGGAGCCCTCACCGGCGACGGGACGAGCGAACAAGGCACCCTCGAACAGTACGACGCGGGGGAATCCACCACCGCCGATCCCGCGAGCGATCTTGAGAACCTCTTCGAGTACCTGCGCGACAGCATCCGCGAACACGACTTGCGAGGCAATTACACGTGTCGAACCCGGGAGTACTGGTGGCGGCCGGAGCGATGCGACCCGGCACCCGTCGTGTTCAACAACGCGGGACAAGAGCAGTCACGGTTCGTCGTGAACGAAGCCGGACTCCGGACAACGAACAGTTTCTTCGGAGTCGAAATCGACCGGGTCGGAACCGAACGGAAAGCGCTACTCGCGTACTTGAACAGCGGCATCCTCGGAGAGGTCGCCCAGCAATACAGCGAGACTCGAAGCGGCGGGGCG includes the following:
- a CDS encoding cupin domain-containing protein, producing the protein METVSLAEAFGSFDETWSPRLAAELNGQAVKLAKADGEFVWHSHADADELFLVHDGRLRIEFREADDAVLEAGDFTVVPRGTEHRPVAEPEAEILLFEPSETRNTGDVETDETVTDVERLD
- a CDS encoding penicillin acylase family protein, encoding MTRDTTRRAVLASVLAAGSAGLAASDVADLLDSFAPLSGEAWDAADRSLPETVESPHGAASVSRDEFGVPQVEADAEPAAYFAVGYCQAFDRLFAMDLQRRVMRGRLSEVIGEATLDSDEFNVAMGFADAAAVTWDAVADTRAGPLVEAFADGVNAAMDDLPLPLEFELIGYEPEPWTPVDSMLMEKQISWTLTGSFSELRRALVADRLGAERAETLFPTRYDHDDPILDGTETRLDGARESALADAGERGSKGRRRASNGRERGSVDPVDPALTDWLSGFESPTGVGSNSWVVSGEHTASGTPTVAYDPHLSLQAPPLWYEQSVDTPERSVRGATFSGVPFVIAGANDRGAWSFTNLGADVLDCYRYEIDEAGDRYRYDGEWRNFEVDERETIPVAGGEDRELRVRRTVHGPLIEREGRTVGVAWTGHTATRTTTAIEAYGRSEGIDDLLEATRDFDLPTQNLVYADADGRTLYFATGRLPIRRTDGEVVDGDRVFDGSAGEGEWEGFEPFGESSWEGFVPFEEKPHAIDPDALSTANQRPIDDPTHYVGVDYATPYRGARIADRLAERTADGGTTDPEFHRGLQSDVRDGRAPELVPEVVAAVRDRSDPDPALVDAADALDDWDYRMARDSRGALLFARYLPAFRERVFGPAFDEADLGDSYYPSDWTLARLPDDDPLFNGRSRADLAVAALRDALDEADEAGWEAYGDYNTTRAMTHPLGGEAPFLNYAERPADGSPATVKNYRVESSVGSSWRMVVRPGTDATAVLPGGNSGDYFSEHYDDQLRHWLENDQRPMPLGGGGDPAVRFEPTEGSR
- a CDS encoding competence/damage-inducible protein A, which produces MEVALITVGDELLSGDTVNTNANWLAPELSERGVAVSRILSIPDDRAEIADRVSEYAADFDAVIVTGGIGSTPDDVTMEAVADAFDREMAPTDLTRESVERRLAAIRERVPDREFDVDVEAEASVPEGGRPLVTEAGLAPGCVVENVYVMPGIPDELKATFETVADEFAGDRRSRFLYTVEPESNIIDALEESMERFDVAVGCYPDREADHNRLKVTGTDDDALDAAAAWLLEHADASETPVSRDW
- a CDS encoding DsrE family protein yields the protein MAKAAIVILAGNESHADYGRLANALEAAKEFAENDDDELKLIFDGARTQWVPELEDEESDYHELYRAVRDDAAVCDYCSSAFDVADAVSESGLATLAEYDGHPSIRSLVDDDYEIITF
- a CDS encoding desampylase; this encodes MIELTRAAYDDIVYRAYEGGEAEVCGVLAGDRGTDGDPSVVTETHPAENVADTPEIRYRMDPETQLELIETVEAAGRDVVGFYHSHPTGPTHPSETDAARATWPDRSYVICALDGYPFVGSWRWRDDADEFEQETVSVRSER
- a CDS encoding tyrosine-type recombinase/integrase, with product MNTDEDDLEPIEPGTAQELFLDHKATDCTDSTVQNHRYRLNPFVRWCGEEEIDNLNELTGRDLQRYRLWRKEDGDLNKLSLRMQMSTLRVFLKWAGSIEAVPQNLYDKVMVPRVRPEERQRDETLDADDAREILEYLSKYEYASKEHAVMALLWQTGIRVGSAHSLDVDDVFLDENYVRLIHRPDEGTTLKNGKSGQRPVALTPDVAEVLAEYIRTHRRDVTDEHGREPLFTTAHGRMHGNTIRRLTYRVTAPCYRGVDCPGCESDESKCPEAVSPHAIRRGSITHFLTSDVPVDVVSDRMNVSRKVLDEHYDKRSEEVKMEQRRGYLDDI
- a CDS encoding HhH-GPD family protein, which gives rise to MFDPQHDFVDPLLDWHERNGRHDLPWREPDRTPFEVLLAEILLQRTTAEAVAGAYRPFAARYPTPETVAAAPTEEIEALVAPLGLVKRAAYLRRCAQQILARPSGDVPREYPELVGLHGVGEYTARSVLIHVTGLGIAAVDTNVRRLLSRFFDVTPDRDRIAVLADALAPPTRSADFQHAMLDFAAEVCTAGSPACSSCPLRGPCASAEE
- a CDS encoding twitching motility protein PilT — encoded protein: MTGLPGNATVLNTTVLSNFAQVDHVELLLDLPRLVTVTAVQRELEDGAETHLYIERALAVLDDGIPVISPSSSAEQLEEELLGKLDPGEAQALAVAEAADGTVVTDDGDAHVTANQRGVELTGSIGLLVRFVEDDYITAATADEYLKRWIEEVGFRSPARDFDAFLEE
- a CDS encoding UPF0175 family protein, whose product is MSRTTATIPDDLTDLMEGAVKTGIFENKSDAIRHVLREYFDENQNARFAAAVSLYEEGNITLGTAARLAGVNRFEMRDILREEGVELRFGPEDMAAARDEIDAARNLE
- a CDS encoding tyrosine-type recombinase/integrase; translated protein: MMNQELEPMGPREARDDYLQERQEDASFETLRTIRKGLNLFVEWCEEKGIRNMNEISGRQLNKYKNWCKDTSDNNTVSLNGLLGILRRFLVYCVRVEAVAVGTPDKTPTPNVPDDEDVSYEKPTEEEVEATLEYLETYERASRRHVEYKLMEEVGCRVGAVRAIDIEDIDLERQAIHLRHRPENDHPEEKGTPLKNGPDGERHVNIPIDLAGLIADYMDNPDRHDITDRYGRKPLFTTAQGRPSTDTIRRDLYKVTRPCVYADNCPHDRDTDACDAFKNEYASECPSSHSPHPLRRYAIESKIDGGVPKDRLTGRVDVSMPVLNKHYDTRSKERKRKHRLKIFEKLFDGYGDPDETLDLDHVPDDLVNENEMIDPQVLLQLQSDGTDSETDSMSDSTTDSGSVGTTNAGEEPNEEPEETDGEQLSIDDFGRSPKAVFGPGTAAVAGTAALGSKTIDRLHSELEALTPGETGVTPPGPERAAKGVAGYALFVAMIAVNFALLGIVPA